One genomic segment of Vigna radiata var. radiata cultivar VC1973A unplaced genomic scaffold, Vradiata_ver6 scaffold_601, whole genome shotgun sequence includes these proteins:
- the LOC106755523 gene encoding uncharacterized protein At1g43920, Chloroplastic isoform X1: protein MLKLLFKRELGFVVFLKRRVSFQLDRRREMKDDRGGTGCTRRSIVSGMSQTSGSSSHLASRNCGCGERLLVLKASTLKNKGRRFYRCRNWASNSSCNFFEWVDEEDFEIEGNLQRKSEEVEVCIENVVLDLRKKRDKLKKKLEQERRNNKMMLVFFVLSWALTVMFCIMFVLKINCN from the exons ATGTTGAAATTGCTTTTTAAAAGAGAGTTAGGGTTCGTGGTGTTTTTGAAGAGGAGGGTATCATTTCAGCTGGACCGCAGAAG GGAAATGAAAGATGATAGAGGAGGTACTGGTTGCACACGAAGGAGCATAGTTTCTGGAATGTCACAAACATCTGGATCCTCCTCTCACTTAGCTTCAAGAAACTGTGGTTGTGGGGAAAGATTGTTGGTGTTGAAAGCAAGTACATTGAAGAACAAGGGGAGAAGATTTTATAGATGTAGAAATTGGGCA agtAATTCAAGTTGTAACTTCTTTGAATGGGTAGATGAAgaagattttgaaattgaaggaaACTTACAAAGGAAgagtgaagaagttgaagtgtGTATTGAAAATGTTGTGTTGGATCTAAGGAAGAAGAGAgacaagttgaagaagaaattagagcaagagagaagaaataacaaaatgatGTTGGTCTTTTTTGTATTGTCCTGGGCATTAACAGTTATGTTTTGTATTATGTTTGTCTTGAAGATAAATTGTAATTAG
- the LOC106755523 gene encoding uncharacterized protein At1g43920, Chloroplastic isoform X2 produces the protein MEMKDDRGGTGCTRRSIVSGMSQTSGSSSHLASRNCGCGERLLVLKASTLKNKGRRFYRCRNWASNSSCNFFEWVDEEDFEIEGNLQRKSEEVEVCIENVVLDLRKKRDKLKKKLEQERRNNKMMLVFFVLSWALTVMFCIMFVLKINCN, from the exons AT GGAAATGAAAGATGATAGAGGAGGTACTGGTTGCACACGAAGGAGCATAGTTTCTGGAATGTCACAAACATCTGGATCCTCCTCTCACTTAGCTTCAAGAAACTGTGGTTGTGGGGAAAGATTGTTGGTGTTGAAAGCAAGTACATTGAAGAACAAGGGGAGAAGATTTTATAGATGTAGAAATTGGGCA agtAATTCAAGTTGTAACTTCTTTGAATGGGTAGATGAAgaagattttgaaattgaaggaaACTTACAAAGGAAgagtgaagaagttgaagtgtGTATTGAAAATGTTGTGTTGGATCTAAGGAAGAAGAGAgacaagttgaagaagaaattagagcaagagagaagaaataacaaaatgatGTTGGTCTTTTTTGTATTGTCCTGGGCATTAACAGTTATGTTTTGTATTATGTTTGTCTTGAAGATAAATTGTAATTAG